A stretch of the Clostridiales bacterium genome encodes the following:
- a CDS encoding CpaF family protein — MSLKERTGGASHSFTAEDIASSRIAAYNTKDSVKRHLHRLLIEEMGTEIGASDADDTLLRMRIEQKLNELLDRETTPLSAADRREIVLDVLDNVLGYGPIQTLLEDPEVTEVMVNNPNTIYLERKGRIFQTDRRFIDEAHLLRIIDKIVGQVGRRIDEASPMVDARLPDGSRVNAVIHPLAINGPMLTVRKFSRDPFTVDDLINFGTLTPNVAMFLEACVRGKLNILISGGTGTGKTTLLNVVSLFVPNDERVITIEDAAELRLGQEHVLRLESRPPNIEGKGQVAIRDLVRNSLRMRPDRIIVGEVRGTEALDMLQAMNTGHEGSLSTIHANSPRDALARLETMVLMSGLDLPVRAIREQTSSAIDLIVHLSRLRDGSRKVVQVSEVGGMEGDTIIMQDVFYFDYSMGVDEDGRFRGVLKGTGLRPSFTRRLEDLGVHTPGDLFEHEPPERR, encoded by the coding sequence ATGTCGCTTAAGGAGCGGACGGGCGGGGCGAGTCACAGCTTCACGGCTGAAGACATCGCGTCGTCGCGGATCGCGGCTTACAACACGAAGGACTCGGTAAAGCGCCATCTCCATCGCTTGCTGATCGAGGAGATGGGCACCGAGATCGGCGCATCAGACGCTGACGACACTCTGTTGCGTATGAGGATCGAACAGAAGCTCAACGAGCTTCTCGACAGGGAGACGACACCGCTTTCTGCGGCCGACCGCAGGGAGATCGTACTCGACGTGCTCGACAACGTCCTCGGATACGGGCCGATCCAGACTCTGCTCGAAGATCCCGAGGTCACTGAGGTGATGGTGAACAACCCCAACACGATCTACCTCGAGCGCAAGGGGCGGATCTTCCAGACCGACCGGCGGTTCATCGACGAGGCGCACCTGCTGCGCATCATCGACAAGATCGTAGGGCAGGTGGGGAGGCGAATCGACGAGGCGTCTCCGATGGTCGACGCGCGGCTGCCGGACGGCTCGCGCGTGAACGCGGTGATCCACCCGCTCGCGATCAACGGTCCGATGCTCACGGTGCGCAAGTTCTCGCGAGACCCGTTCACGGTGGACGATCTCATCAACTTTGGCACGCTCACCCCCAACGTGGCGATGTTCCTTGAGGCGTGCGTCCGCGGCAAGCTGAACATCCTGATCTCAGGCGGGACCGGGACAGGCAAGACTACGCTGCTAAACGTCGTCTCGCTCTTCGTCCCGAACGACGAGCGCGTCATCACAATCGAAGATGCCGCCGAGCTCAGGCTCGGCCAGGAGCACGTGTTGCGGCTCGAATCGCGCCCGCCCAACATCGAAGGCAAGGGGCAGGTGGCGATTCGCGACCTCGTGCGGAACTCGCTTCGCATGCGGCCTGACCGCATCATCGTCGGCGAGGTGCGCGGCACCGAGGCGCTCGACATGCTGCAGGCGATGAACACCGGGCATGAGGGCTCGCTCTCGACCATCCACGCGAACTCGCCGCGCGACGCGCTCGCGCGGCTCGAGACCATGGTGCTCATGTCCGGACTCGACCTGCCGGTGCGTGCGATCCGCGAGCAGACCTCCTCGGCGATCGACCTCATCGTCCACCTGAGCCGCCTGCGCGACGGGTCGCGCAAAGTGGTACAGGTCTCCGAGGTCGGCGGCATGGAAGGCGACACGATCATCATGCAAGACGTCTTCTACTTCGACTACTCGATGGGCGTGGACGAGGACGGGCGGTTCAGGGGCGTGCTCAAAGGGACAGGGTTGCGTCCGAGCTTCACGCGGCGTCTCGAAGATCTCGGCGTGCACACACCAGGCGACCTGTTCGAGCACGAGCCTCCAGAGAGGCGATGA
- a CDS encoding Flp family type IVb pilin, which yields MLKLYVKARTWMDRDEGATAVEYGIMVAAIAAVIVAVVFLIGEEILVAFETVLDELQ from the coding sequence ATGTTGAAGTTGTATGTCAAGGCTCGCACCTGGATGGACAGGGACGAGGGAGCGACCGCCGTCGAGTACGGGATCATGGTGGCGGCCATCGCGGCGGTGATCGTGGCTGTCGTGTTCCTGATCGGCGAGGAGATACTCGTCGCGTTCGAAACCGTCCTCGACGAGCTGCAGTAG
- a CDS encoding response regulator transcription factor translates to MGELRVFIADDHELVRYALRGLLEGEPGIVVCGEAATGDEVIDGVCDAAPDVLLLDLRMPGPGGVEVCRAVKDLCPGVHVLVLTSFDDEDELFGVLRAGASGYLLKDSPPSHVAQAVRSVADDQVVLDSSIAGRVISGTPPRSAVDESAAAAIREMLSQRELEVLALMARGMSNKEIGRALWIGETTVKTHVSHILRKLDRADRTQAVLAAVRLGIVSMSAE, encoded by the coding sequence GTGGGCGAGTTGCGTGTGTTCATAGCTGACGACCACGAGCTTGTCCGCTACGCGCTCAGGGGACTGCTCGAGGGAGAGCCCGGCATAGTGGTGTGCGGGGAGGCGGCGACCGGCGACGAGGTGATCGATGGCGTGTGCGACGCCGCCCCAGACGTCTTGTTACTCGATCTGCGCATGCCCGGACCGGGAGGGGTCGAGGTCTGCAGGGCCGTCAAGGATCTGTGCCCAGGCGTTCACGTGCTCGTGCTTACAAGTTTTGACGACGAAGACGAGCTGTTTGGCGTCTTGAGGGCAGGCGCGTCTGGATACCTGCTCAAGGACTCTCCGCCATCGCACGTCGCGCAAGCCGTCAGATCCGTGGCTGACGACCAAGTAGTGCTTGACTCGTCGATCGCGGGAAGGGTCATCTCCGGAACGCCGCCGCGAAGCGCCGTCGACGAATCGGCGGCTGCGGCAATTCGTGAGATGCTCTCACAGCGCGAGCTCGAAGTCTTGGCGTTAATGGCGAGGGGGATGAGCAACAAGGAGATCGGACGAGCGCTGTGGATCGGGGAGACGACCGTCAAGACGCACGTCAGTCACATCCTGCGCAAACTCGACAGGGCCGACCGCACCCAGGCGGTGCTCGCGGCCGTCCGCCTCGGCATCGTGTCCATGAGCGCGGAGTGA
- the tilS gene encoding tRNA lysidine(34) synthetase TilS encodes MDRLTDIAHATAVRHSMFPAGFPVVVMVSGGADSVALLHLLAAGHLGDRPDLTAVHVNHLLRGDDAKSDEAFVNTECARLGVECRIERVDVAAYARRHGGNIEDAGREVRYRVASKEAESLAARTGAPPAAVRVAVAHTLDDRIETLCMRLLTGAGAGGLAAIRHVRGRVVRPLLDCPRPLVREWLTLQGFAWREDPTNADTTRLRAHIRHELLPVLERIAPAFRTTLARSMTILAEEDEMLSSMAAELVKDFSVDSGFPDEIALDRAMMRTLPMPMRRRVVRYVVAEAFPHASRLDSEHVEAIVSGLDSESFARDLPYGLRAYSEYGRMIVTRQGDRSLAVAPCLLPIPGTVDLGLAGTLHAEPAASTAEVSGPDEAVVDVGEAMMLAVGAAQPGDRMRPLGMVGTRKLSDMLIDAKVPRRERSLVPVVRDGDRIVWVAGVRMSEECKVGPHTRRAVRLTWERRVHSGAWPPTTECGE; translated from the coding sequence ATGGACAGGCTCACAGACATCGCGCACGCGACCGCCGTGCGCCACTCGATGTTCCCGGCTGGCTTTCCGGTCGTGGTGATGGTGTCGGGCGGTGCCGACTCGGTAGCCCTGCTCCACCTCCTTGCCGCGGGTCATCTCGGAGATCGCCCCGATCTCACTGCCGTACACGTCAATCACTTGTTGCGGGGTGACGATGCCAAAAGCGACGAGGCGTTCGTGAACACCGAGTGCGCCCGGCTCGGCGTGGAGTGCCGGATCGAACGCGTTGACGTCGCCGCATACGCGCGCCGCCACGGCGGCAACATCGAGGACGCGGGACGCGAGGTGCGCTATCGCGTCGCGAGCAAGGAGGCCGAAAGCCTTGCTGCGCGCACTGGCGCGCCCCCGGCGGCTGTCCGAGTCGCGGTCGCGCACACGCTCGACGACCGTATCGAGACCCTCTGTATGCGCTTGCTCACCGGTGCCGGGGCAGGGGGTCTCGCCGCTATCCGTCACGTCAGGGGCCGTGTCGTAAGGCCACTCCTCGATTGCCCGCGCCCTCTTGTTCGCGAGTGGCTCACCTTACAAGGGTTTGCGTGGCGCGAGGATCCGACCAACGCAGACACCACCCGCTTGCGTGCGCACATCCGTCACGAGTTGCTGCCGGTCCTTGAGCGTATAGCCCCGGCGTTTCGGACGACGCTCGCGCGCTCGATGACCATTCTTGCCGAGGAAGACGAGATGCTCTCATCGATGGCTGCTGAGCTTGTCAAGGATTTCTCGGTGGACAGTGGATTTCCGGATGAGATCGCGCTCGATCGGGCGATGATGCGGACGCTTCCGATGCCGATGAGACGGAGAGTGGTGCGTTACGTGGTCGCGGAGGCCTTCCCGCACGCGTCGCGGCTCGACTCAGAGCATGTGGAGGCGATCGTGTCAGGTCTGGACAGCGAGTCCTTCGCGCGCGATCTTCCCTACGGTCTGCGAGCGTATTCCGAGTACGGTAGAATGATTGTCACGCGACAGGGGGATCGTTCCCTGGCCGTGGCACCTTGTTTGCTCCCCATACCTGGCACGGTCGATCTTGGTCTCGCGGGCACGTTGCATGCGGAGCCCGCCGCTTCTACAGCGGAAGTTTCGGGGCCCGATGAGGCAGTCGTCGACGTTGGCGAGGCTATGATGCTTGCGGTAGGCGCCGCTCAGCCTGGCGACCGGATGCGTCCGCTCGGTATGGTGGGGACCCGGAAGCTTTCCGACATGCTGATCGACGCGAAGGTTCCCAGACGCGAGCGGTCGCTTGTGCCGGTTGTCCGTGACGGCGATCGCATCGTGTGGGTGGCTGGCGTGAGGATGAGCGAAGAGTGCAAGGTGGGTCCGCATACACGCCGAGCCGTGCGGCTCACGTGGGAGCGGCGGGTACACAGTGGGGCTTGGCCGCCCACAACCGAGTGCGGCGAGTGA
- the hpt gene encoding hypoxanthine phosphoribosyltransferase: protein MHPDLDHIVLTEEQIQRRVAELGERISVDYGDEAVLLIAVLRGATLFIADLARRITSPVEIDFMAVSSYGSSIQSSGVVRIIKDLEELIEGRHVILVEDILDTGLTLKYLLRNLASRKPASLEVVALLSKHGKQRVPITCKYVGFEVPDEFVVGYGLDYAERYRNLPYIGVLRADIYSE, encoded by the coding sequence ATGCACCCCGATCTCGACCATATCGTGCTCACCGAAGAGCAGATTCAACGGCGCGTAGCCGAGCTGGGTGAGCGGATCAGTGTCGACTACGGCGATGAGGCGGTGCTGCTCATCGCGGTGTTGCGCGGAGCGACGCTATTCATAGCGGACTTGGCGCGGCGTATCACTTCGCCCGTTGAGATCGACTTCATGGCGGTTTCGAGTTACGGCTCTTCCATCCAGTCATCGGGCGTCGTTCGAATCATCAAGGATCTTGAGGAACTTATCGAGGGCAGGCATGTGATCCTCGTCGAGGATATTCTTGATACCGGTCTCACGCTCAAGTATCTGCTGAGAAACCTCGCGTCCCGTAAGCCGGCGTCACTCGAAGTGGTCGCGCTATTGAGCAAGCACGGTAAGCAGAGGGTACCTATCACCTGTAAGTACGTTGGATTCGAGGTGCCCGACGAGTTCGTCGTAGGATATGGCCTCGACTACGCGGAGCGCTATCGCAACCTGCCCTACATCGGCGTGCTCAGAGCGGATATCTACAGCGAGTAG
- a CDS encoding GAF domain-containing sensor histidine kinase has product MGEDGTRGALSNAVRPLAARVRGLIEALPFCPERRVRNNQLLEALNDVASAVSSRLSVEDILDTVVDRAKLLSGTDKTAIVLAAEREGSLDYETLTVRGRRDTHPEEWWIERVRQVAPVVLAEGNPRLEPIHEHNGWLLCLPLRIREQGIGLLCAINDVNSPFVDHQIESLRIVASFAAAAVENARLSEEHRNVLLASERDRIAREMHDGISQSLFSISLGLEVCRKQVLRDPKVVAARLEELQDELTVSMAELRRVIYDLRPAKLAELGLAASIEQWIKEATAGRPLTGSLVVRGDSRLVSGATEACLYRVAKEAISNVVRHSGASSFEALLDYHAHSVILLVADNGNGFDLKEARAAAAHRRGSLGLYSIGYRVRAEGGTVRVRSVPGEGTQVRVEIPL; this is encoded by the coding sequence ATGGGCGAAGACGGAACGCGCGGCGCGCTCTCCAACGCGGTCCGTCCTCTCGCGGCGCGCGTTCGGGGCCTGATTGAGGCTCTGCCGTTCTGTCCGGAACGGCGAGTGCGCAATAACCAGCTGCTCGAAGCCTTAAACGACGTCGCCTCCGCGGTTTCTTCGCGGTTGTCGGTGGAAGACATTCTCGACACGGTGGTCGATCGCGCGAAGCTACTCTCGGGTACCGATAAGACAGCGATCGTGCTCGCTGCCGAGCGTGAGGGATCGCTCGACTACGAAACTCTCACTGTGCGGGGCCGTCGAGACACCCATCCCGAGGAGTGGTGGATTGAGCGTGTCCGGCAGGTTGCTCCGGTCGTGCTGGCCGAGGGCAACCCCCGTCTCGAGCCGATCCACGAACATAACGGATGGTTGCTGTGCTTGCCGCTTAGGATTCGCGAACAAGGGATCGGGCTGCTGTGCGCGATCAACGACGTGAACTCGCCGTTTGTTGATCATCAAATCGAGTCATTGCGCATCGTCGCGTCGTTCGCTGCCGCTGCTGTCGAGAACGCTCGCTTGTCCGAGGAGCACCGCAACGTGTTGCTTGCCTCAGAGCGCGACCGAATCGCGCGAGAGATGCACGACGGGATATCGCAGTCGCTGTTTTCCATCTCTCTTGGCCTCGAGGTTTGTCGCAAGCAGGTGCTGCGGGATCCCAAGGTCGTTGCGGCGCGACTCGAGGAGTTGCAGGACGAGCTGACGGTCAGCATGGCGGAGCTGCGCCGCGTCATCTACGATCTGCGTCCCGCGAAACTTGCGGAGCTTGGCCTCGCCGCTTCCATCGAGCAGTGGATCAAGGAGGCGACGGCTGGGCGTCCGCTCACAGGAAGTCTCGTCGTCCGGGGTGACTCGCGTCTCGTTTCCGGCGCCACCGAAGCGTGTCTCTACCGGGTGGCGAAGGAGGCGATCAGCAACGTCGTGCGGCACTCGGGCGCGTCCTCGTTCGAAGCCCTACTCGATTACCACGCTCACTCGGTCATCCTCCTCGTTGCCGACAATGGCAACGGCTTTGATCTCAAGGAGGCGCGCGCCGCAGCCGCCCACCGGCGCGGATCGCTTGGCCTATACAGCATCGGGTACCGGGTGCGCGCAGAGGGAGGGACCGTGCGAGTCCGGAGCGTCCCGGGGGAAGGTACACAGGTGAGGGTCGAGATTCCGTTGTGA
- the cpaB gene encoding Flp pilus assembly protein CpaB, protein MSMRSRLLILVTAIVFGLLAAVLTGRYLASLERGVAAEDEPIEVLVAQEALERGAAADQLIADGLIVRESIPRRYVADEAVSSVAAIEGRVLAENISKGEQITQVRFKFPAEAGLAYGIPEDHVAVSIPNDAVKGVAGLVKPGDFVMAVVTFDPGPQGEAISRVFIPRARVLAVGGAIGAEPPAAREQGVLGGQTEEAGEPQAPSTITLALPPADVERLVFAEEKGTVWLALIGSAATEIPATRGQTLRSVLAD, encoded by the coding sequence ATGTCCATGCGCTCCCGGCTGCTGATACTCGTCACCGCGATCGTGTTCGGCCTGCTCGCCGCGGTGTTGACAGGGCGCTACCTCGCCTCTCTCGAGCGCGGGGTGGCCGCCGAGGACGAGCCGATCGAGGTGCTCGTGGCGCAGGAGGCACTGGAGCGTGGCGCCGCCGCGGACCAACTGATCGCCGACGGTCTCATCGTCCGGGAGAGCATTCCGCGGCGCTACGTGGCCGACGAAGCCGTCTCGTCCGTGGCGGCGATCGAAGGCAGGGTTCTCGCGGAGAACATCTCGAAGGGTGAGCAGATCACTCAGGTGCGGTTCAAGTTCCCAGCCGAGGCGGGTCTTGCCTACGGCATCCCCGAGGACCACGTTGCGGTGTCCATCCCCAACGACGCTGTCAAGGGGGTCGCAGGGCTTGTGAAGCCTGGCGACTTTGTCATGGCGGTCGTGACGTTTGATCCCGGCCCCCAAGGCGAGGCGATAAGCCGCGTCTTCATCCCGAGAGCCCGGGTGCTCGCGGTTGGCGGGGCGATCGGAGCCGAGCCGCCCGCGGCTAGAGAGCAAGGTGTGCTCGGGGGGCAGACTGAGGAGGCCGGCGAGCCGCAGGCCCCCTCCACCATCACGCTCGCGCTTCCTCCCGCTGATGTCGAGCGGCTCGTTTTTGCGGAGGAGAAGGGCACTGTCTGGCTCGCGCTCATCGGCTCCGCGGCCACTGAGATACCGGCGACACGGGGCCAGACCCTCCGGTCCGTCCTCGCGGACTAG
- the ftsH gene encoding ATP-dependent zinc metalloprotease FtsH produces MNRNLRTVLLYLVLLAFLVWFVTGALGEADAPEKLSASAFQAALDDGRIVTVDVKARDRTISGEFYVDDAAKAAEEVKKYDTTFLSDQELERRISEYNATAPETQQVVFSVDPQNTSLWVGILTSLLPIGILILVMLYFFSQMQGGNSRIMSFGKAKAKRMTRDQPRITFKDVAGADEAIEELDEIKEFLASPGKFQALGAKIPKGVLLVGPPGTGKTLLARAVAGEASVPFFSISGSDFVEMFVGVGASRVRDLFEQAKVASPSIIFMDEIDAVGRQRGAGLGGGHDEREQTLNQLLVEMDGFDVKDNVILIAATNRPDILDPALLRPGRFDRQIVVDRPDRKGREGILKIHARGKPVTADVDLEVLARRTPGFTGADLANLVNEAALLAARHGKKQIDMKELDEAIERVISGPERKSRLISDEEKKVIAYHEAGHALVGHVLPSTDPIHKVSIIARGQALGYTLALPQEDRFLTSRQQMLDNIAMLLGGRVAEEIAIGDITTGASNDIERATKLAKQMVMRYGMSEKLGPQTFGDANHEVFLGRDFSANADYSQEVAYEIDKEVRRLIDESFTTAHRILAERRDQLDLMVQVLIERETVDKNELEALLDNRWDEVLEREKEAAEAGDSGESTAKSDDEGEAEDRVAARETDADSSEAPRTPPAVTGA; encoded by the coding sequence TTGAACAGGAACCTGAGAACCGTACTGCTCTACCTTGTACTGCTCGCCTTTCTCGTGTGGTTCGTGACGGGAGCCCTCGGCGAGGCAGACGCGCCCGAGAAGCTCTCGGCGAGCGCGTTTCAAGCCGCGCTCGATGACGGCAGGATCGTGACGGTTGATGTCAAGGCGCGAGACCGCACGATCTCGGGAGAGTTCTACGTCGATGACGCGGCGAAAGCGGCCGAGGAGGTCAAGAAATACGACACGACGTTCCTCTCCGACCAGGAGCTCGAGCGGCGGATCTCCGAGTACAACGCGACGGCGCCCGAAACGCAGCAGGTGGTCTTTAGCGTCGACCCGCAGAACACATCACTGTGGGTGGGCATTCTCACCTCACTGTTGCCCATCGGCATTCTCATTCTCGTGATGTTGTACTTCTTCAGCCAGATGCAGGGTGGCAACTCGAGAATCATGTCGTTTGGCAAAGCCAAGGCGAAGCGCATGACGCGTGATCAGCCGCGGATCACTTTCAAAGATGTCGCCGGCGCCGATGAGGCAATCGAGGAGCTTGACGAGATCAAGGAGTTCCTCGCCAGCCCCGGCAAGTTCCAGGCGCTCGGCGCTAAGATCCCCAAGGGTGTTTTGCTGGTTGGTCCGCCAGGTACCGGCAAGACTCTACTGGCACGCGCGGTGGCGGGGGAGGCTTCGGTACCGTTCTTCAGCATCAGTGGTTCCGACTTCGTCGAGATGTTCGTGGGCGTGGGTGCGAGCAGGGTACGTGATCTGTTCGAGCAGGCGAAAGTGGCCTCGCCGAGCATCATCTTCATGGATGAGATCGACGCGGTGGGTCGGCAGCGCGGTGCGGGCCTTGGCGGAGGTCACGACGAGCGTGAGCAGACGCTCAACCAGCTTCTCGTCGAGATGGACGGCTTCGACGTCAAGGACAATGTCATCCTCATCGCGGCAACCAACCGCCCCGACATCCTCGATCCGGCGCTTCTGCGACCGGGCCGTTTCGATCGCCAGATCGTGGTCGACCGACCCGATCGAAAGGGGCGCGAGGGGATACTCAAGATCCACGCCCGGGGCAAGCCTGTTACCGCCGATGTCGATCTCGAGGTGCTTGCGCGGCGCACCCCAGGGTTCACCGGAGCGGACCTCGCCAACCTGGTCAACGAAGCTGCGCTACTCGCCGCGCGCCACGGAAAGAAGCAAATCGACATGAAGGAACTCGACGAGGCGATCGAGCGCGTGATCTCCGGCCCCGAGCGCAAGAGTCGGCTCATCTCCGACGAGGAGAAGAAGGTCATCGCATACCACGAGGCTGGACACGCGCTTGTGGGGCACGTTCTGCCGAGCACCGACCCGATCCACAAGGTCAGCATCATAGCCCGCGGCCAGGCCCTCGGGTACACGCTCGCGTTGCCGCAGGAGGATCGCTTCCTCACGTCGCGTCAGCAGATGCTCGACAACATAGCGATGCTCCTTGGTGGCCGCGTGGCGGAAGAGATCGCGATCGGTGACATCACCACTGGCGCGAGCAACGACATCGAGCGCGCGACCAAGCTCGCCAAGCAGATGGTCATGCGCTACGGCATGTCCGAGAAGCTTGGACCGCAGACGTTTGGCGACGCGAACCACGAGGTGTTTCTCGGCCGGGATTTCTCGGCGAACGCGGATTATAGTCAGGAAGTCGCTTACGAGATCGATAAGGAGGTTCGCCGCCTCATCGATGAATCGTTCACGACCGCGCATCGAATATTGGCCGAGCGACGCGACCAGCTCGATCTTATGGTGCAGGTGCTCATCGAGCGGGAGACCGTCGACAAGAACGAGCTCGAAGCGCTGCTCGATAACAGGTGGGATGAAGTTCTCGAGCGCGAGAAGGAGGCCGCAGAGGCTGGGGACTCTGGCGAGTCGACCGCGAAGAGCGACGACGAAGGTGAGGCTGAGGATCGCGTTGCCGCGCGTGAAACGGACGCGGATTCCTCGGAGGCTCCCCGCACGCCGCCTGCGGTGACGGGTGCGTGA
- a CDS encoding P-loop NTPase: MGAIIIVDRDPEFSSKLEKLLCREPGQSVLVVPALGRIADQVAETDALVVVFGPSLPLDGVMEAAAPLAARQPTTASVLVVPKITTELMRQAMRSGFNDVVGADGTFGEVASAVLDAGADVLKRREASGWATGGQGLPDGRGHVATVFSTKGGVGKTVIASNLGVALAGNLGKRTVLLDLDLRFGDTGIMLGLRPERTIYDAVQAFDRLDASMMRGYLTRHPSGLDVLLAPLRPEEAESVTASRLARIIGLLREDADVVVIDTPAAFDDTVLTAIDKSDEVFAVATMDVASIKNTRISLQKLRQLGYGDGLVKLVLNRADSKVWLELSEVERAVEGDIVGKIPSDRLVPRSVNKGTPVVTDAPKSPVARSLVDLARLIVAHKEARNNVA; encoded by the coding sequence GTGGGCGCGATCATCATCGTCGACCGGGACCCGGAGTTCTCCTCGAAGCTCGAGAAGCTGCTCTGCCGCGAGCCGGGTCAGAGTGTACTTGTCGTTCCCGCGCTCGGCAGGATCGCTGATCAGGTCGCGGAGACCGACGCGCTTGTGGTGGTGTTTGGCCCCTCATTGCCGCTCGACGGCGTGATGGAGGCGGCCGCGCCACTCGCCGCCCGCCAGCCGACGACGGCGTCGGTGCTTGTCGTACCGAAGATCACCACCGAGCTCATGCGACAGGCGATGCGTTCGGGATTCAACGACGTCGTGGGTGCGGACGGGACGTTTGGCGAGGTTGCCTCGGCGGTGCTCGACGCCGGCGCTGACGTGCTCAAGCGCCGGGAAGCGTCCGGCTGGGCGACCGGCGGGCAGGGCTTGCCGGATGGCCGGGGCCACGTCGCCACCGTGTTTAGCACGAAGGGTGGCGTGGGCAAGACCGTCATCGCGAGCAACCTCGGTGTCGCGCTTGCGGGAAACCTGGGAAAGCGTACGGTCCTGCTCGACCTCGATCTGCGCTTTGGGGACACGGGCATCATGCTTGGGCTGAGACCCGAACGCACCATCTACGATGCCGTGCAGGCGTTCGACCGGCTTGACGCTTCGATGATGCGAGGCTACCTCACCCGTCACCCATCCGGTCTCGACGTGCTTCTCGCGCCGCTGCGCCCCGAAGAAGCTGAGTCCGTGACCGCATCACGGTTGGCGCGCATTATCGGTTTGCTTCGCGAGGACGCTGACGTTGTAGTCATCGACACGCCGGCGGCGTTCGACGACACGGTGCTCACCGCCATCGACAAGAGCGACGAGGTGTTCGCTGTGGCCACGATGGACGTTGCGAGTATCAAGAACACGCGCATCTCACTGCAGAAGCTCCGGCAACTCGGATACGGGGACGGTCTCGTGAAGCTCGTGCTCAACCGCGCTGATAGCAAGGTGTGGCTCGAGCTCTCGGAGGTCGAACGGGCGGTCGAGGGTGACATTGTCGGCAAGATACCGAGCGACCGGCTCGTGCCGCGCTCGGTAAACAAGGGGACGCCGGTCGTCACCGACGCCCCGAAGTCGCCGGTCGCCCGCAGTCTCGTCGACCTGGCTCGCTTGATCGTCGCGCACAAGGAGGCGAGAAACAATGTCGCTTAA
- a CDS encoding pilus assembly protein produces the protein MMRARIEPGAPRDGGAAAVEFAIVAFVLVLLLFGIIQFGHLFFQWLEVTHAAREGARWAALGNPTGSVVTPGTTKFKVREAAPGLNPPLSDPQIQVSPSNPAGSAGQPVRVTVRYPTPLFAPLMQNLFGVGGATTFELQSSAVQRIE, from the coding sequence ATGATGCGCGCACGAATCGAGCCGGGCGCTCCGCGTGACGGCGGCGCGGCCGCCGTGGAGTTTGCGATCGTCGCGTTTGTGCTCGTCCTCCTGCTGTTCGGAATCATCCAGTTCGGCCATCTGTTCTTCCAGTGGCTTGAGGTCACTCACGCCGCGCGGGAGGGAGCGCGCTGGGCGGCGCTCGGCAACCCGACTGGGAGCGTGGTTACACCCGGTACCACGAAATTCAAGGTGCGAGAGGCCGCTCCGGGCCTGAATCCCCCACTCTCTGACCCCCAGATCCAGGTGAGCCCGTCGAATCCGGCGGGCAGCGCTGGGCAACCAGTCCGCGTGACCGTCAGGTATCCCACCCCCCTGTTCGCACCGCTGATGCAAAACCTCTTCGGTGTGGGGGGCGCTACGACGTTCGAGCTGCAGAGCTCGGCGGTTCAAAGAATCGAGTGA
- a CDS encoding C_GCAxxG_C_C family protein gives MGESVSGTAVGGDALVAGSCVAPPDGGSPPPVSTANHAAEHAAERGRALYEDGMYCAEVVLTVANEAAGHRLPSEVMSLGSGFWGGVAGDGSTCGALTGAIMAIGMLGGRTRIDGAWEPSAEAIAQMRSAFLERFGSMSCAGLTAQFGGMEGADRFRHCACLTGETAGMVVRLTGDRGWL, from the coding sequence GTGGGCGAGTCTGTGTCAGGAACAGCGGTGGGGGGTGACGCGTTGGTCGCCGGAAGCTGTGTCGCGCCTCCCGATGGTGGATCGCCGCCTCCCGTCAGCACAGCCAATCACGCCGCGGAGCACGCCGCGGAGCGTGGCCGCGCGCTCTACGAAGACGGTATGTACTGCGCCGAGGTGGTTCTCACTGTGGCGAACGAGGCGGCAGGTCACCGTCTCCCATCGGAGGTCATGTCGCTCGGAAGCGGTTTTTGGGGCGGTGTCGCCGGCGACGGCTCGACGTGTGGCGCTCTGACAGGTGCCATCATGGCGATCGGAATGCTCGGTGGCCGTACGCGTATCGATGGCGCATGGGAGCCGTCGGCAGAAGCTATTGCCCAGATGCGTTCCGCGTTTCTGGAGCGTTTCGGATCGATGAGCTGTGCTGGTCTGACCGCTCAATTTGGCGGGATGGAAGGTGCGGACCGCTTCCGGCACTGCGCATGCCTGACGGGCGAGACCGCGGGGATGGTGGTCCGGCTTACGGGCGACCGCGGTTGGCTGTAG